ctagttcagttctagttcagttctagttcagttctagttcagttctagttctgttttagtttagttctagatcagttctaattcagtcctaacttagttctagttcagttcttgtttggTTCTAAATGAGTTTTccatgttcagttctagttcccttctagttcagttcctgttAGTTTTTAAATCTCTAATATATTAAACATCGCATCATTTAGGAGACTGCATTATGGAAACGTTTAGAAGTTAATGTTAATTTTAGTTGAAGTTTCTTTAAACAGGCCcctatttattaaaatagtgTCACGTGTCTTCatttattaattcaattaatattaaaactattataCTCTCATAAGTCTAACTTAACTCTGTTTGTTTGCCTAGAGTAAACGTTTCTAAAAAGTATTTTCGCAAATAATTCATTATTATGTATCTAGCTTAAGTGTAAACAAACACCAATAAAAAAAATGACATCATAACTTAATAAAAAGAACGACTCAATCTTCTTCTTGGCAAATTATTTTGTGATCCCTTTTCCATCTTCTACTTTTGTGAttcatttagttttcttatatattcatgttattcaaacaaaaatacgTTATTATTGTGCTTTTGCTCTACAAAGTCAACGAAGtcttatcaatattttttttttattaaccgGCAAAATGTTTGCCACATGTTATTTGTGCGATTTCGTTACTTGAACTAAATCATCAATTAGATATTGCGCCATTTTTACAAAGAGAACTAACTGAGgctttatttcttataaaaagaattccataaatattttaaaacagtttcTATACTTCGTATTAAAATCTCATTAATATTCTTTAaaggtattttataaatttttttctattacttaaaacaattagaaattttatgagttttttttttttgctttaattgtaagtgttttataaattatttttaatttacttagttattttaattaataacaaagcTTTTACAACACGAAAACTTGTTTGACTACGAGTCAATTGTTATCTCCCCCTCCTCCTCCATTCATAAATACTTTATTGTTTTACACTATGtaagtttatttctttataagggtaaaatgatttttgtttgtctgtctagCCATGTGGCAATTGAATTACATTTATAAtcattttctataacaattcTCTGTTTGTTTTGCATATTAGCATAGAGTATTAGTTTTTTAAGCAACAACTCTGGGAGTTTGGGTAAACTTTAAATGTTGTCTtagatttcttaaataaaactaaactattttgGTCTCTATAGGTCTATTTAAGGTTaagatttcaaatatttttgctcaattataataatattacttaAACTTCTGGCTATAGTTTACTCATACGTAATACTGTAAACAAGACACTCCTTTTTTTTCCTCATTTACAATAATGCTTTATCTTTGCCCCACCATACTTCTTCGTTTGTACTGGTTTTACTTATCTTGCCATACATGTTAGTCTAAAATGTAAGGTATGTCTACATACGTATGTACTCGTTTCTTGCTATAATCTATTATCAATCTATGTGGTTAAAAACTTctggtgtttttttgtttgtttatttacgttaaaatttttttgtttatattttcattttcatacaaattttttttaatctttttttttttgttttctttccaacagctttgaaataaaaatcatcATTAAGATATTTACAAGATGAGTGAATATACTATAGAGACTAGACGTCGATCTAGGTCGAAAACACCATTTTTACGTTCCAGTTGTGATCATGAAAATTGTGATCATGTTGGCGATGAACCACATGTACatcatcaaaagaaaaaaattacatcttTGGCACCAAATGTTAAGTAAGTTTagaagttttcatttaaatttatttggaacttttcttaaataagagactttttttggtgaaattttaaaaaaatttccaccaatcttttttgtttattaataagttttaaaaatatagatattctggatccttatagatagtcgAGAAGTTtgagctatgtctgtccgtctgttgaaaccAATTTGCACAGAATCGCAGATTGTTTggtagagtagtcaatagaccaaTCCATAGGCTTAGAATAGTGTAAagattagtctgtagactattctTTTGAGTTGTCTATCTATATAGATTCAATAGAAAGTTTCGTAGAGTAGTTAATCTGTCAACTTGTCCAAAaattagttaatagactagtcttaaTACTTATCACtagcctagtccatagattagttcaAAGATTAGTGTATTTACAACCGAAGTTAGTCCATAaattagtctacagactagtccctaaactggtctatagactagactacactctgatctatagactaatgcataaaatagtcaaaagactagtccaataactagtctatagactagtccataaactagtctatagactagcccaataactagtctatagactagtcctataactaatctatagactagtccaataactagtctatagactagtccataaactagtctatagactagtccataaactagtctatagactatcccaataactagtctatagactagtccaataactaatctatagactagtccataaactagtctatagtctatggtcttgtatatagtctagtccacaaaCATGTCTTTAGACTAGCCCATAAACAAGTAAATAAACTAGTCAACAAACTAGTATATACACTAGTCCagaaactagtctattgactagctcACAGAATAGTCTAGGGTTTAGTCCATCATCATAAAAGTGTTTAAACTAacagtttatagactattccaCAAATTAGTGTTTAGACTAGTCCACAAACCGGtatatatactagtccataaactagtctatatcgGTTAAGTCTAAGGACTATTCTttaaactaatctattgactagtttttcGTCTATGGaaactttttatcaaaaagatTTTAAACGGCTAAAGTGGTAAATTAAACTCtattaataactttttctaattgaatacttttatattatagattattggtaataatttgttaatacaTAAATCTTATCAAAAAGAATGATTAAAAATTTggcaattaaaaaacaaataaaaaaatcttaaaaaaacatttaaaagaattaactaaatataaatagaagatttttaataaaaacaaaataaatttttaattaaaaataattttaaaaatttataattgttaattaaaaattacttaacaaaaattagttttgacaAAAGTCTAATGATTTAgacttgaaattaaattttaaataaattttttcaacatttcattaactttttaaaactataacaaaaatgttttataataaaaatgtaggaataaataattataaatatacacaTCTACACACACGCAAATATACAACTTATAACATTTTCgtaatacataaaatatttaaatatataaaaaaaattaatttatacataaatataacgtGTTAAGTGACcttcaaaatgtatttatttatttttcattttaacaacacaacaaactaaaactgaactcaaCTAGACTCGCTGTAGGTATATGTTGTTGATGTTGAGAGAATATGaattgttaaaagtttataaaacaaatgacggtcaaaacaacaaaatttttgtttgtataacaaagctaaaaaccaaaaataacgTCATCATTTGAAACGACATGAAACTCAAAATacgaaatacatttattttttagccAGGGGAGTGATTAacacaatataaattattatatacaattattaCATACAAACACGTTTATTAATACGTTTAGTTTTCGGTGAAATAATTGTGTGTAGAGTGTATAGagaataaaaatcttaataacaAATAACGCGCCaaatgttgaattaaaaaataaagtatagtTTAAATACTAACAAACTTCTAcagaataaacataaataaagcgCGTAAGTGTgagaatatgaaaataaatttagcttaaatttacACCATTTCCTGTACATATTAAGAGTTGTTAAAGATTTAAATCAACATTGAATACGAAggtgatatatttaaaaatctatttgaaaacttgataaaaactttaaaaaagttaaaaatatactaaagttaaaaatatatctaattGTCAGTAACAGTTATCAGACGATAAGTTAATGAATTAGAATTCTTCTAAATATGACGTAATTTATGAGGGTGTTTTGGAAATAAAGGTGATTTGTTTGAAATATGTAGTTTCAGTGAAATTGACAATGAACTTTTCTGTTGACAACTTTTAAGGTTGATTGAATGTGGAGAATAgccaagtttttcttttaaaggtcaataaacaattgtttttgtcTAAACAGcaaattaacaaacatttaagattttacaaaaaaatataataaatacaattacaatTTCATCCAAAATATGTAAAgttcatagaaaatatttatagatttttttgcaaaaatttaatgtttatgaaaattcatactattaatgaaaattcacactatttaagaaaattcatactatttatgaatattatttttaaattttatttattttagacaatgaaaaaaacttttataataaacgattttttttaatttttaaaaattacaaaagttttgtaataatatagttctttttaattaattttcaaatttctttaaaataatatatttttctttttttctcttagAACTATTGTTGAAGAAACCGTTGAGGTAACATCATCATCTACAGTGGGAAGTGGTAAAGATAGTCCCTCTAAAATGGCACAAACTAAAATCAAAACATCTGATTACTCCAGTGAAGAAAGtcctgaaaataaaaacaaaattaacacacgaaccacaacaacaacatcatcatcctCCTCCTCCTCAACAGCTCAAGGatacacacaacaacaacaaaaacaaaccttAAGCGAAACAACACGTTCATCAACAACAACGGTTataacaaaaagcaaaaaattggGAGGAAGTGGTAGCGTAGCTACTTCAACACCCAAAGCCAGTAATTTTGTTACAAGTTTTGCCTCACAATATGCTTCAAGAAGTGAAGGaggaggtggtggtggtggtagtaGTGGCAGTTTCAAAACTGATCACAGTAGCCAACAGCGTAGATATAAAGAACACACACAAAATGTATTAAATGCTGAAAAGGAGCTAAGTACTAGTAAAAACAAATCCCTAAGCGGTTTCTTGGGTAATTCATTTGGTGATGGCAGTCTCAATTTAGATGCCAGTGATCATATTGCCTATTTGGAATACAAAAAAGCAGGAGAATATTGGaagtaagttaatttttttaaataatattgattttttattaataatatttttcttctctttAGGACCACCCCTAAAACAGATTATACCTATTCTGAATTATCACCACATAGACGTGAATTGGCACCCGGTATTGTAGCCATGCCCAACATGTCTCGCCAGTCGTTGGAGAATCATCACGAACGCATCAATTATATGATACAACGTAATCCCGCCCAAGAAGAACAAATCAGACGTCGTTATGAATCATCCAAATATACACAAAACAGAAGAGCAGCTGAAAGATTAGCTTACGATTCTGGAGATGAAGTTGATTATTCACAATATCAAACATATCGTACCAGtagaaatgtttataattacaataacaaatatgaAGAATCTTGGCTTATGCGTTTTATAACAACAATTGTCACCACTCTAACGACCACCTGGTCAACAATAACTGGCTCCAATAGTGCTAATGCAGGTGGTGGTGTGGGCATGTATACACACAGTAGTTTGTATCAAACGAAATTAACCGAAGAAAGGGGTAAGTGACATTTTTtcctttactatagactaggctatagaatagactcgactatagactaaactatagactagactatagactagactatagactagactagactatagactagactatagactagactatagactaaactatagactagactatagactagactagagactagactatagactagactatagactagactaNNNNNNNNNNNNNNNNNNNNNNNNNNNNNNNNNNNNNNNNNNNNNNNNNNNNNNNNNNNNNNNNNNNNNNNNNNNNNNNNNNNNNNNNNNNNNNNNNNNNatctatctatctatctatctatctatctatctatctatctatctatctatctatctatctatctatctatctatctatctatctatctatctatctatctgactgactaattaactaactaactaactaactacctaactaactacctaactaactacccaactagctaattaactaattaactatctacctaactaattaactaacttactaactaaccaaaGCTAGTTACTGGATAAGACATcaattaataaatgtatttcCAAGACGTGTCGGATCGGAACATAAATTTTCGGGAATTGTGAGAAATTGACACCAGATAGGAGGTCTATATAACAGTAGTGGGAAGCTCTACATCATACTGGTAACAGAccttttggtataaaataaacGGGAGCTATATTAAGGATGTTAATCTGACGAATGCAAACCCATTCGACACAATGGGGACTGAATTAAAAACATGGGCGGGAGAAACCTAATTGAAATAAAAGGAACCCAACCCCAGGAACCTGTGAGGTGATCCCAACAAGAGCATGACAAGAAATCTGAATAAGGTTGACATTAGAATAGTAAAACGTATTCTCGGTTAATACACAGGTTTATACACAAAACTGTACAAATGCATTTTCTGCATTTGTCCGAAACTGTATTTGAGATTTTGTCTTGCCACGATTTTACtgaaattatatacaattattCTCAGAGTATTGGTTTTTGGAGATTGCGTCACCCATgaaatctaatttaaaaattctaaggAACTACGTCCATGAAACCGGGTTCAGCAATAATTACCTTCATAGATATGATGTAATATACAAACTCTTTTCAACTGAACCATAATCCAAAGTTAACGGACTATAATTTGGTGGTGCTGAGTCGAAATGCAActaaaagttgttgttgttgtcggaAAGTAGTAAATCAATATAAGAATAGTTTAACTTGTAGGGCATTACAAATTCGTctacaaatgtaaaaaaaacgaTTCACTTgcttatatttaagtatttttttttaaattgtctgtTGCGTTTGGCtgggattttgttgttgtttttttttacgcTACTTTAGACATTTAGCCGCTATACTAATTAATTAGTtgctattaattaaaaattcaaaaataaataaacaaatccaGGCGGcactttttaatacaatattgtttttgttaaaaaactttattttgttacttttctcaatctatgtttttaaaatgtatctTGCGagagttttagtataaaaaatgattaaatCAAGAGATATGAATAACTcgtacatcatcatcatcatcatcaaaacAGCAACTTCTAAAGTAAACTTAATTGATTAATTTCATCATCGTCAAAACAGCAACTTCTAAAGTAGacctattttattaatttagttatatacttttaattcattaaaaattcaaacaacaaaagggaatatttggaatatttagATTTAACTAAACGAtaactatagattttttttaagtaacttGGTCAATGAACCTGTTGTTTTGGGGAATTTTTTATGTAACTGATTTTTTGTGGTTTGTTGGAGCTATTATGTAATAATTAGTTCCAGTAAGGTTTTCTTTGAATTTGATTCAATTTTAGGCTTAATTGTTATTAGCTTAATGTTGTCATAAAACGagattaatattattgttagtttttatatattaattattgatCCCATAGGTGTtgcataaattataaattaatttgttaataataaaatactgtaATCTGAACAGGTTCAGCAACCATTTGTAAAAAAAGGTTTGCATCTTTTCATAgcgctttttaaaacttctttACTTTTGTCTTCTATAATTGGGTGATCTGTGATTTAGTTTTGAAAGATTTGAAAGAATTCtaatttagtttgaaaggaaaatgtttttttttatattatagccTAACAAATATATCGAGTCAGTTGTGCTTTCCTTTGCGAAAGTGAAAACTACGAATCGACGAACTTCGGAGAAATCACTAACAATTAACGAAACACCGCAATTTCAAAAGCATAAACAAAAGATATTGTACATAAATTTAAGTCTACGGGAGGCAAAAGGTAAGGCCCTTAAAGTAGACAAAATGAGTGTGCAagactaaaataaaattgaactggagctgaactagaactaaactgtaaccgaactataactgaactagaactgaactcaaactgaactagaactgaaatagaactgaagtagaactaaactataactgaactagaactgaactagaactgaactagaactgaacgagaactgaactagaactgaactagaactgaactagaactgaactagaactgaactagaacNNNNNNNNNNNNNNNNNNNNNNNNNNNNNNNNNNNNNNNNNNNNNNNNNNNNNNNNNNNNNNNNNNNNNNNNNNNNNNNNNNNNNNNNNNNNNNNNNNNNagttcagttctagttcagttctagttcagttctagttcagttctagttcagttctagttcagttctagttcagttctagtttagttctagttcatttctagtttagttttagtttggtTTTAGTTCAGTccaacaatatacatatgtgcaatttcgtgtcaagtgacccaactcaaaaaaCCGAATTAGATGAAGTTTGCAACGAGGTTAGTACTATTGTAAAGTAGGGCAGATACAAATTTTGTAGCTTTATCAGTCTAAAACTGGCTTGGGCtactatccaatagtactaaccttggtgcaaatttcatccaaatcgaaagacatcgattttaaaagttgggtcacttgacacgaataTGCCCGAAGATATATAAGCACAAATGTATGCTTTTGACCGACAAAACATtggataaaaaaccaaaaaaaaaaaattgttaattccttaaaaaacaaaaactttgagaaaaaaacttcaaaatcatctaattttaatttatttataatatcaaGATATCTTTGAAGGTACTTTTCAGATACATAGTATACTTTAAAATTGCTCTAGGTATTATTCATTATAAGAATAACTTTTATGTATGGATATTTATCAATGttatcaaaatttcaattaaatcatttgtcaaaatcaaaatcaatgattataatatttatttaattgatacGATTAGTCAAACAACCATGGGAACTATTTGAAGTTTATTTTACGAATTGATATGGCTCGTAGCCAActttcaaataattaattaaaattaggaATTGTTAAATGACCTTTAtgctaatattttaaaaattaattatattaactaCATATGATTCTTAAGTATGACTCTTCCGAAATAAACAATTAGTCTACAGAGTACTAGAAAACCCCGTTAGCGTGGGTtatgtgatgatgatgatgctgatgacGTTGATTGAAGTTGAGTAGCCTTTAAGCTGCATGATCGTTAAGGCCTTTTAGCGATTAATCTTTTAGTGTGTAGTTTCGTTAATGTTAAAATGACACACagtaacatatacatacatactttttaaataaatgaattaaaaatatttaaatcattaaacactgttatacaaataataatgaacatataaatataataatataacacCCATTATTAAACCAAGATAAAACCTTAACaaataaaagttcaaaaatttagacaaaaacaaaaaaataataataaaaaataaatgtgttatAAACACTATTCAGcagtaaataaatacatatttaacattgtaaatttttttgttaattaatgttaaacattgatatatttataattcactggccttaaacaaaaaaatctaaattacttaaaaaatcaaacaaaagcatTTGCcaagattattattattttaatgtcaTCCacctgaacaaaaaaaaaaaaaaaaacactcactcACACACATCAACCAGATACATATCTATAAATCTAAATCTCAAGACTGGTAGCAAAATCATAAAGTaacaaattaactttttatttcaaatttattttgttcgtcattattgttagattttttaaattccacCATATTAAGTAaatcaaataaacatttaaatttattgctttttaattataacaattcttttcaaatttcaaattttgcatTCTTATCACTTTGTTATTATCATTACTCACATAGAAAACCACTTAAGATCACCCACAAAAATGTGATCTTTATTTTTGCCAATTCGATTTGCATCAGAATTTGGTATCGatataaaactgtaaaaaagttgtctatataaagaatttaataaatgttaagagcattttttaacaaaacaaataaattaaagcgTTTTATTCCGATTATTATAAACCCACCATCGAaacttatgtatgtttataatcCAACTCTTTACGAATTGAtcctctagttcagttctatttcagttctagttcagttctagttcagttctagttcagttctagttcagttctagttcagttctagttcagttctagttcagttctagttctgttctagttctgttctagttctgttctagttcagttctagttcagttctagttcagttctagtttagttctagttcagttctagttcagttctagttcaagttcagttctagttcagttctagttcagttctagttcagttctagttcagttctagttcagttctagttctagttcagttctagttcagttctagttcagttctagttcagttctagttcagttctagttcagttctagttcagttctagttcagttctagttcagttctagttcagttctagttcagttctagttcagttctagttcagttctagttcagttctagttcagttctagttcagttctagttcagttgtagttcagttctatttcagttctatttcagttctagttcagttctagttcagttctagttcagttctagttcagttctagttcagttctagttcagttctagttcagttctagttcagttctagttcagttctagttctagttcagttctagttcagttctagttcagttctagttcagttctagttcagttctcgttcagttctagttcagttctagttcagttctagttcagttatagtttagttctacttcagttctatttcagttctagttcagtttgagttcagttctagttcagttatagttcggttacagtttagttctagttcagctccagttcaattttattttagtctTGCACACTCATTTTGTCTACTTTAAGGGCCTTACCTTTTGCCTCCCGTAGACTTAAATTTATGTACAATATCTTTTGTTTATGCTTTTGAAATTGCGGTGTTTCGTTAATTGTTAGTGATTTCTCCGAAGTTCGTCGATTCGTAGTTTTCACTTTCGCAAAGGAAAGCACAACTGACTCGATATATTTGTTAggctataatataaaaaaaaacattttcctttcaaactaaattaGAATTCTTTCAAATCTTTTCAAAACTAAATCACAGATCACCCAATTATAGAAGACAAAAGTaaagaagttttaaaaagcgcTATGAAAAGATGCAAACCTTTTTTTACAAATGGTTGCTGAACCTGTTCAGATtacagtattttattattaacaaattaatttataatttatgcaACACCTATGGGatcaataattaatatataaaaactaacaataatattaatctCGTTTTATGACAACATTAAGCTAATAACAATTAAGCCTAAAATTGAATCAAATTCAAAGAAAACCTTACTGGAACTAATTATTACATAATAGCTCCAACAAACCACAAAAAATCAGTTACATAAAAAATTCCCAAAACAAAACAGGTTCATTGACCaagttacttaaaaaaaatctatagttaTCGTTTAGTTAAATctaaatattccaaatattcccttttgttgtttgaatttttaatgaattaaaagtatataactaaattaataaaataggtCTACTTTAGAAGTTGCTGTTTTGACGATGATGAAATTAATCAATTAAGTTTACTTTAGAAGTTGCTgttttgatgatgatgatgatgatgtacgAGTTATTCATATCTCTTGatttaatcattttttatactaaaactctCGCAagatacattttaaaaacatagattgagaaaagtaacaaaataaagttttttaacaaaaacaatattgtattaaaaagtgCCGCCtggatttgtttatttatttttgaatttttaattaatagcaACTAATTAATTAGTATAGCGGCTAAATGTCTAAAGTAgcgtaaaaaaaaacaacaacaaaatcccaGCCAAACGCAacagacaatttaaaaaaaatacttaaatataagcAAGTGAAtcgttttttttacatttgtagACGAATTTGTAATGCCCTACAAGTTAAACTATTCTTATATTGATTTACTACTTtccgacaacaacaacaacttttagTTGCATTTCGACTCAGCACCACCAAATTATAGTCCGTTAACTTTGGATTATGGTTCAGTTGAAAAGAGTTTGTATATTACATCATATCTATGAAGGTAATTATTGCTGAACCCGGTTTCATGGACGTAGTTccttagaatttttaaattagatttcATGGGTGACGCAATCTCCAAAAACCAATACTCTGAGaataattgtatataatttcaGTAAAATCGTGGCAAGACAAAATCTCAAATACAGTTTCGGACAAATGCAGAAAATGCATTTGTACAGTTTTGTGTATAAACCTGTGTATTAACCGAGAATACGTTTTACTATTCTAATGTCAACCTTATTCAGATTTCTTGTCATGCTCTTGTTGGGATCACCTCACAGGTTCCTGGGGTTGGGTTCCTTTTATTTCAATTAGGTTTCTCCCGCCATGTTTTTAATTCAGTCCCCATTGTGTCGAATGGGTTTGCATTCGTCAGATTAACATCCTTAATATAGCTCCCgtttattttataccaaaaggTCTGTTACCAGTATGATGTAGAGCTTCCCACTACTGTTATATAGACCTCCTATCTGGTGTCAATTTCTCACAATTCCCGAAAATTTATGTTCCGATCCGACACGTCTTGgaaatacatttattaattgATGTCTTATCCAGTAACTAGCt
The window above is part of the Lucilia cuprina isolate Lc7/37 chromosome 6, ASM2204524v1, whole genome shotgun sequence genome. Proteins encoded here:
- the LOC124420879 gene encoding A-agglutinin anchorage subunit-like, giving the protein MSEYTIETRRRSRSKTPFLRSSCDHENCDHVGDEPHVHHQKKKITSLAPNVKTIVEETVEVTSSSTVGSGKDSPSKMAQTKIKTSDYSSEESPENKNKINTRTTTTTSSSSSSSTAQGYTQQQQKQTLSETTRSSTTTVITKSKKLGGSGSVATSTPKASNFVTSFASQYASRSEGGGGGGGSSGSFKTDHSSQQRRYKEHTQNVLNAEKELSTSKNKSLSGFLGNSFGDGSLNLDASDHIAYLEYKKAGEYWKTTPKTDYTYSELSPHRRELAPGIVAMPNMSRQSLENHHERINYMIQRNPAQEEQIRRRYESSKYTQNRRAAERLAYDSGDEVDYSQYQTYRTSRNVYNYNNKYEESWLMRFITTIVTTLTTTWSTITGSNSANAGGGVGMYTHSSLYQTKLTEERGK